In one window of Methanoculleus chikugoensis DNA:
- a CDS encoding molybdopterin dinucleotide binding domain-containing protein yields MAIRVNLITGRTIQQGVSMEAGKEKPAYTTACGIIELDPADFKKLGAFRNTNVRVTSKYGSVIVKAVEATQGPHPGVAYIPMGPWANMVVNPNTYSTGMPTFKGTPVEVEVAKNEPVLGSLELVRKGCRGELA; encoded by the coding sequence ATGGCAATCAGAGTGAATTTGATTACGGGTCGTACCATCCAGCAGGGGGTGTCCATGGAGGCGGGGAAGGAAAAACCCGCCTACACCACCGCCTGCGGGATCATCGAACTCGACCCGGCGGACTTTAAAAAGCTGGGAGCTTTCCGCAACACGAACGTGCGCGTCACAAGCAAGTACGGCAGTGTTATCGTCAAGGCGGTCGAGGCGACCCAGGGCCCTCATCCGGGTGTGGCATACATACCGATGGGGCCGTGGGCAAACATGGTGGTCAATCCGAACACCTACTCCACCGGCATGCCAACGTTTAAGGGTACGCCTGTTGAGGTGGAGGTCGCCAAGAACGAACCCGTCCTCGGCTCACTGGAACTAGTGCGCAAGGGCTGCAGGGGTGAGCTGGCATGA
- a CDS encoding formylmethanofuran dehydrogenase subunit B, which produces MTRTVTDVICPFCGTLCDDLEVVVSDDGKELLEVYNACAIGAEKFLHSQAKDRITRPRMRQEDGSWKEISYDEAIEYTARMLTDAKKPLMYGWSSTNCEAQAVGSEIGEVVGAVMDNTATVCHGTSLIAVQDIGIPSCTLGEVKNRADRILFWGCNPAHAHPRHMSRYSIFPRGFFTGKGHTGRKVIVVDPRPTDTASVADVHLQVEQGRDYELLNAFRVAFKGEQLPDVVAGIPKEKIYEAAETLKSGRFVIIFFGMGVTQSLGKNHNIDEAIAVTRDLNEYTKAAIMPMRGHYNVTGSGQVWGWLFGFPYAVDLSRGFARYNPGETTSNDLLRRDEVDAVFVLGSDPGAHFPFSSVKKIYDRPSVAIDPHETPTTEVCKVHVPVAFVGVEVGGCAYRMDNVPIETRKVVEPPEGMMTDEEFLKHVLARVKEIQGE; this is translated from the coding sequence ATGACCAGGACTGTAACCGACGTTATCTGCCCGTTCTGCGGGACGCTCTGCGACGACCTCGAGGTCGTCGTCAGCGATGATGGAAAAGAACTCCTCGAGGTCTACAACGCCTGCGCCATCGGTGCCGAGAAGTTCCTCCACTCCCAGGCCAAGGACCGTATCACCCGCCCCCGCATGCGCCAGGAGGACGGGTCCTGGAAAGAGATCTCCTACGACGAAGCAATCGAGTATACCGCCCGGATGCTCACCGATGCAAAGAAGCCGCTCATGTACGGCTGGAGCTCCACGAACTGTGAAGCCCAGGCCGTGGGCTCAGAGATCGGCGAGGTTGTCGGAGCGGTCATGGACAATACGGCGACCGTCTGCCATGGCACGTCGCTTATCGCGGTTCAGGATATCGGCATTCCGAGCTGCACGCTCGGTGAGGTCAAGAACCGTGCCGACCGGATCCTCTTCTGGGGATGCAACCCGGCACACGCCCACCCGCGGCACATGTCCCGCTACTCGATCTTCCCCCGCGGATTCTTCACCGGCAAGGGTCATACCGGCCGGAAAGTGATCGTCGTCGACCCGCGGCCCACCGATACCGCAAGCGTGGCGGACGTCCACCTGCAGGTCGAGCAGGGGCGCGACTACGAACTCCTCAACGCATTCCGCGTGGCGTTCAAGGGCGAGCAGCTCCCCGACGTTGTCGCCGGCATCCCGAAAGAGAAGATCTACGAGGCCGCCGAGACGCTCAAGAGCGGCCGGTTCGTGATCATCTTCTTCGGCATGGGTGTGACCCAGTCGCTCGGGAAGAACCACAACATCGACGAGGCCATCGCGGTCACCCGTGACTTAAACGAGTACACGAAAGCGGCCATTATGCCGATGCGCGGGCACTACAACGTCACCGGCTCCGGTCAGGTCTGGGGCTGGCTCTTCGGGTTCCCCTATGCGGTGGACCTCTCCCGCGGATTCGCCCGCTACAACCCCGGCGAGACGACCTCCAACGACCTGCTCCGCAGGGACGAGGTGGACGCCGTCTTCGTCCTCGGCAGCGACCCCGGCGCGCACTTCCCGTTCAGCTCGGTCAAAAAGATCTACGACCGCCCGTCGGTCGCAATCGACCCGCACGAGACCCCGACCACCGAGGTCTGCAAGGTCCACGTCCCGGTCGCCTTCGTCGGCGTCGAGGTGGGCGGATGCGCATACCGGATGGACAACGTGCCGATTGAGACCAGGAAGGTTGTCGAGCCTCCCGAAGGCATGATGACCGATGAAGAGTTCCTGAAACACGTCCTTGCACGTGTCAAGGAGATCCAGGGGGAGTAA
- a CDS encoding formylmethanofuran dehydrogenase subunit A encodes MAEYLIKNGFVFDPVLGIKGDRVDVAIKDGKIVETTALSSPKVIDAAGKTVMAGGVDIHAHVAGPKVNIGRNFRPEDKLFGYKARSGIERMQGGFSVPTTIRTGYNYARMGYTTVMEAAMPPLYARHTHEEMRDTPILDQGAYPVFGNNWFVLEYLKNHEIENAAAYIAWLLRATKGYAVKVVNPGGTEAWAWGLNCENVHDPVPYFDITPAQIIKGLIEANEYLGLPHSMHMHANNLGNPGNYTTTLDSFKLSEGIKPNSKFGRDQVMHHTHVQFHSYGGDSWANVESKAKEIMDYVNSHDNLTIDMGQVTLDETTTMTADGPFEHHLTELNHLKWANADVELETGSGVVPYVYSPSIKVCAIQWAIGLELALLAKDPMRVFMTTDHPNAGPFIRYPRIMKWLMSEEARKQQFDAFKHKDKVIDATNLANIDRELDLYEIAQMTRAGPAKSLGLAHMYGGLAPGLEADVAVFNFNPNEPYAPDDIEKAFGSAEHLFKAGVQVIQDREIVSNGNKRTLWVNAKVNENPQVMRDVKEKFLRYYTVTLNNYEVTGHYLPNPYVIEVDATE; translated from the coding sequence ATGGCAGAGTATCTTATCAAGAACGGGTTCGTTTTCGACCCGGTTCTGGGGATCAAGGGCGACAGGGTCGATGTCGCCATCAAGGACGGCAAGATCGTCGAGACGACGGCTCTCAGCAGCCCGAAGGTCATCGATGCCGCCGGTAAGACCGTCATGGCCGGCGGTGTCGATATCCACGCCCACGTTGCCGGCCCGAAGGTCAACATAGGCCGCAACTTCCGCCCCGAAGACAAACTCTTCGGCTACAAGGCAAGAAGCGGCATCGAGCGGATGCAGGGCGGGTTCTCGGTCCCGACGACGATTCGGACCGGGTACAACTACGCCCGCATGGGGTACACGACCGTGATGGAAGCGGCCATGCCGCCGCTCTACGCCCGGCACACCCACGAAGAGATGCGGGACACCCCGATCCTCGACCAGGGTGCCTACCCGGTCTTCGGGAACAACTGGTTCGTGCTCGAGTACCTGAAGAACCACGAGATCGAGAACGCCGCAGCCTACATCGCCTGGCTGCTTCGCGCCACGAAGGGCTACGCCGTCAAGGTCGTCAACCCCGGCGGCACGGAAGCCTGGGCCTGGGGCCTGAACTGCGAGAACGTTCACGACCCGGTTCCCTACTTCGACATCACCCCGGCCCAGATCATCAAGGGTCTCATCGAGGCGAACGAGTACCTGGGTCTCCCGCACTCGATGCACATGCATGCGAACAACCTCGGAAACCCCGGCAATTACACGACGACGCTCGACTCGTTCAAGCTCTCCGAGGGCATCAAGCCGAACAGCAAGTTCGGCCGCGACCAGGTGATGCACCACACTCACGTCCAGTTCCACTCCTACGGAGGCGACTCCTGGGCGAACGTGGAGTCGAAGGCGAAGGAGATCATGGACTACGTGAACTCGCACGACAACCTCACCATCGATATGGGTCAGGTGACGCTCGACGAGACGACGACGATGACCGCCGACGGGCCGTTCGAGCACCACCTCACCGAGTTGAACCACCTGAAGTGGGCGAACGCCGATGTGGAACTCGAGACCGGATCCGGTGTCGTGCCCTACGTCTACAGCCCGAGCATCAAGGTCTGTGCCATCCAGTGGGCCATCGGTCTTGAACTCGCGCTGCTCGCGAAGGACCCCATGCGGGTCTTCATGACCACCGACCACCCGAACGCCGGGCCGTTCATCCGCTACCCGCGGATCATGAAGTGGCTCATGAGCGAGGAGGCACGGAAGCAGCAGTTCGACGCCTTCAAGCACAAGGACAAGGTCATCGATGCGACCAACCTCGCCAACATCGACCGCGAACTCGACCTCTACGAGATCGCGCAGATGACCCGCGCCGGCCCGGCAAAATCGCTCGGCCTCGCGCACATGTACGGCGGGCTTGCACCCGGCCTCGAGGCGGACGTTGCGGTCTTCAACTTCAACCCGAACGAGCCCTACGCACCCGACGACATCGAGAAGGCGTTTGGAAGCGCCGAGCACCTCTTCAAGGCCGGCGTCCAGGTCATCCAGGACCGCGAGATCGTCTCGAACGGCAACAAGAGGACGCTCTGGGTGAACGCAAAGGTCAACGAGAACCCGCAGGTGATGCGTGACGTCAAGGAGAAGTTCCTCCGCTACTACACCGTCACCCTGAACAACTACGAGGTTACCGGACACTACCTCCCGAACCCGTACGTAATCGAGGTTGATGCTACCGAGTGA
- a CDS encoding hydrogenase iron-sulfur subunit — protein MADENWKPKIIAIICNWCSYAGADLAGGARIQYPPDIRAIRVMCTGRIDPLFILKAFQDGADGVLVSGCHFGDCHYLEGNYKAAKRMFLLKSVLKNIGLDDKRLRMTFVSASEGAKWGSVMTDVVKTINELGPSPLNEFAR, from the coding sequence ATGGCAGACGAGAACTGGAAACCCAAGATCATCGCCATCATCTGCAACTGGTGTTCCTACGCCGGTGCAGATCTTGCCGGCGGCGCCCGTATTCAGTACCCGCCCGATATCCGTGCCATCCGCGTGATGTGCACGGGTCGGATCGACCCCCTCTTCATCCTGAAGGCATTCCAGGACGGGGCGGACGGCGTGCTGGTCTCCGGGTGTCACTTCGGCGACTGCCACTACCTTGAGGGCAACTACAAGGCAGCCAAGAGGATGTTCCTCTTGAAGAGTGTCCTCAAGAACATCGGTCTTGACGACAAGCGTCTCAGGATGACCTTCGTCTCTGCATCGGAGGGTGCAAAGTGGGGATCGGTCATGACGGACGTCGTCAAGACCATCAACGAGCTCGGCCCAAGCCCGCTCAATGAGTTTGCCAGATAA